From the genome of Candidatus Binatia bacterium:
GCTCGAGGGAGAAGTCGACCAGCGCAACCAGATCTTCCTAACCGACGAGCAGGTCGCGCAGGGCTTCGTACTGCTCTGTCAGGCGCGCCCGCAATCGGATGTCGTCCTCGAGCTTTGCACGGAGGACGAGATCGACCAGCTCTGACCGTAAGGTCCGGACGAGGTCGGGCGAATGCGAACGGCGATCCTCTCCGTCATCGTGAGGGTCGTGCTACCTGACTACCCCGCGCTGGAGACCGCCGCGCGCCGCAGCGTCGAGAACGACGTAGCGCGCTACGTGGCCGCGCTGCTCGGATCCATGCCCGGTTTCCTGCGATTCCCCTATACGATCGCGTTGTGCGCCTTCGAGTGGCTGGCGCTCCTGCGGCACGGTCGCCGCTTTCGGCATCTCACCGTCGCGCAACAGACCCTTTACCTGGCCGCCTGGAGCGAGGCGCCCCTGCTGCCCATGCGCGATTTCGTTAGACTGATCCGCAGCTCGGCGTTGCTGGCGTACTTCGATCACCAACTGGTAGCCAGGCAACTCGAAGCAGAAAGGCGGAGGGAGACCGCACCGGCGGAGTTGGCGACGGCTGCCGGGGTGTGAGCGAGCTGCCGGCGCCGTGCCGACCGCGGAAATCGCCGCGCCGGGTGCGCGTCCGGGAGAATCGCAAGACCGACCGGGTTCGCGCGGAGCTGTTCGTTTGTGACCAGTATGCCCAGAGCGAAACTGAGCGCCGGCGACACCGGGGCGGCCGCCACGCCGCTGCCCCGGCGGACGCAAGTGCTGGTCATCGGTTCCGGCGCCGGCGGAGCGGTAACGGCAGCGACCCTCGCCGCGCGCGGCTACGAGGTCGTGACGATCGAAGAAGGCCCTCACGCCGACACCAGCCGCACTGCCACGAACTCCCCGGAAGCCATTGCCCGCCTCTACCGTAACGGCGGCCTGACGCCCATTCTGGGCCGCCAGCCCATCGCCTACGTCGAGGGCCGCTGCGTCGGCGGCTCCACCGAAATCAACAGTGCCTTCTGGCACCGATTGCCCGCGGATTCCTACCGGCGCTGGCGCGAGGACGCGATGGTCGCCGATCTCACACCCGAGATCATGGAGCCGTACTTCGAACGACTCGAGCAGGCGCTGTCCGTGTCTTACCTGCAAGCGGCAAATCTGCCGCTCAGCTCGGCGCTGTTCAGGCAGGGCATCGAACGCATGGGCTGGCCGTTTACCGAGGTGCCTCGCTGCCAGAAACACAACCACGGCGGCAGCCCGTTTGCCCCCGGCAACAAGGAGTCGATGCAGCGCACCTTCATTCCACAGGCCCTGGCCGCCGGGGCGCGCCTGGTACCCGACTGCAAGGCGGTGCGCATCCTGCACCAACACGGGCGCGCGAGCGGCGTGGTGGTGAAGCACGGCGACGCCGGCCGGCGCACTCGCATCGACGCCGACGTGGTCTTTGTCTGCGCCGGCGCGGTGCAGACCGCCGCACTCCTGCGCCGCAGCGGCATCAGGCACAACGTCGGCAATAACCTGCGCCTGCACCCGATGATCAAAGCCGCGGCCGTCTTCGACGCGCCCGTCGGCGCCCACGCCGAGGTGCTGCCCATCTATCAGGTACGCGAGGCCTGGCCGAACATCACCCTCGGCGGCTCGGTATTCACTCCCGGCTTTTTCGCCATGCTGCTGGCCGACCACTGGGCGACGCGTCACCAGGCCATGCGCGACTGGGACCGCGCGGCGCTGTACTACGCCGCCACCCGCGGCATGAGCCGCGGGACGATTCGGGTCCTGCCCGGATCGGACGACGGCGTCGTCGTCCGGTATCGACTCGCCGAAGCCGACCGGTACAACCTCAGCGCCGGCCTGGCCCACCTCGGCGAGATCCTGTTCGCGGCCGGCGCCCGCGCCGTCTATCCGTCGCTCCGCTCCCATCCCGTGTTCAAGTCGCCGCATCAGTGTCGCGCCCTCCTGCACGAGCCGGCACCCGCCGGCGCGATGAGTCTGTCCACGGTACACGCCTTCAGCAGTTGCCCGATGGGCGAGAACCCCGACCTCTGCGCCACCGACTCCTTCGGCAGAGTGAACGGGTTCGGCAACCTGTACGTCAACGATGCCAGCTTGCTGCCCGACTCCCCGGGCGTTAATCCGCAGGGCACCGTCATGGCCATCGCCCTGCGCAACCTCGATCGCTTCGACACGGCGCGCGGGGCCCATCCTCGCCTCTCCGCCAACGGCGGGCGCCGCGCCGCGCCCTCCCCGACCGTTCTCGTCACCGGAGCGCCGGGCTGGCTCGGTACGCGACTGGTCGAGGTGCTGCTCAACGGCCTGCCGGATGTGCCGGGGCTCGCCGCTCCGCCGCCGGAGCGGCTCGTGCGCTGCCTCGTGCATCCCGCCGTGGATGCGGCAGAGCTGACCGCGCTGTCGCCGGCCGTCGAGGCGGTCCGCGGCGATCTCCGCGACCCGGCGGCGGCCCGCGCACTGTGTGCCGGCGCCGCCGGCGCGGTGTTGTTTCACGTCGCCGGCGTCGTCCATCCCGCGCTGCGGACCCGGGAATTGACCGAAGTGAACGT
Proteins encoded in this window:
- a CDS encoding GMC family oxidoreductase — translated: MPRAKLSAGDTGAAATPLPRRTQVLVIGSGAGGAVTAATLAARGYEVVTIEEGPHADTSRTATNSPEAIARLYRNGGLTPILGRQPIAYVEGRCVGGSTEINSAFWHRLPADSYRRWREDAMVADLTPEIMEPYFERLEQALSVSYLQAANLPLSSALFRQGIERMGWPFTEVPRCQKHNHGGSPFAPGNKESMQRTFIPQALAAGARLVPDCKAVRILHQHGRASGVVVKHGDAGRRTRIDADVVFVCAGAVQTAALLRRSGIRHNVGNNLRLHPMIKAAAVFDAPVGAHAEVLPIYQVREAWPNITLGGSVFTPGFFAMLLADHWATRHQAMRDWDRAALYYAATRGMSRGTIRVLPGSDDGVVVRYRLAEADRYNLSAGLAHLGEILFAAGARAVYPSLRSHPVFKSPHQCRALLHEPAPAGAMSLSTVHAFSSCPMGENPDLCATDSFGRVNGFGNLYVNDASLLPDSPGVNPQGTVMAIALRNLDRFDTARGAHPRLSANGGRRAAPSPTVLVTGAPGWLGTRLVEVLLNGLPDVPGLAAPPPERLVRCLVHPAVDAAELTALSPAVEAVRGDLRDPAAARALCAGAAGAVLFHVAGVVHPALRTRELTEVNVDGTRHLLRAAAAAGVRRCVAVSSNSPFGFNLDPTHRFDEDAPYNPYMAYGRSKQQMEMLVREAHATGAIETVIVRPPWFYGPRQPARQSRFFTLIRQGRFPILGDGTQQRSMAHVDNICQGLLLAAAVATANGEAYWIADERPYSIDEIVRTVRQAIEDELGIACAPPRVRLPALVGRAAGFADGVLQAVGLYNQSLHVLGEMPHTIACSIAKARRDLGYAPAVSLREGMRAAVRWCVDNGVPL